The following DNA comes from Astatotilapia calliptera chromosome 6, fAstCal1.2, whole genome shotgun sequence.
CTCATTCTGCGGTCTCTGTGGGGAGCCCCGCAAAGAAATGCTCCTCCACCACCAGGCATAGGCAAAAGGTCGGTCCTCCGGGCCACTTTCAAACACCTTTGTCTGGCACTTAGACTGGTCCTGCAGCTGTTCCAACTGATGATATTTATCGCTGCTCAGCTTTCCAGCTGCATCCCTCCACTCTGCACACCACACAAAGCTCTTAATTCAGGTCCTGGTGTCCTACTCATATAGAGAAGACATGATTAGAAATGGTCAACAGCTTGTTCTGGTCAGCCTCCCCGACACACCCTGAAATCACTGCTCCAGCCCTCCACTGCAGCTGAGCCATATACAAACCACACATGACTGTCATACATATTTTATTACTTCCTTTATTGCTTCAATTGTCATTAATCAGAGGGCCATAACTCACTTTTTAACATAAGGTATATCTTATCATTCTCTGATTCTACATCATTGGTAATAACTGCCTAAATCAAGGAGATTACAATAAATGCTTACACAAGCATCTGACAAAAATCAGTCATAATATAAACTGTAACAGTATTCAGTTTAGAAGAGCTGTTGTGCTCTGAAGTGAAACCTTTAACTGACAGGACacaatttgtgaagctgggAATATTCTTCATCATGCTTGGATGTATTAAAATTGGTATTATTTGCAGATggaacaaatattttttattctagGGAAAAAGAGTCACTGGAACTGGTCACTTCAAacatgtggaaaaaaagtaGTTTGGTAGGaccaaattatcattaaatctACATAAAACTAAAATTTGTTATTCGGTAAGAATGATGTACAAGTGCACatagatggtgtggaaattgatacatttaataaaaatacatttcttgaTGTGataataatagaatagaatagaatagaatacttttatttgtcaatttcttcaaatgtacttgccatacaaaggaattgaaattacgTTTCACACTGTCCCAAAAAAATGCGTAGGCATTGACAACAATAAGGTgcagatgcacaacaaaaacaaaaacagccctaacaataagataataaatagtaatataataatataaatagtgcTAAAAGaatactaaaaatatatatatagcagcaggtgtgtgcaaTTGCAATGCAAGTCAGGAATGTTTCAGTTCTTGGTTCAGAGAGTGATAATTGATTAAACAGGATGAAAATAgcaataaaatatatacataagaATATACATAAGAAGCAAAACATATTCAGATTCTCTCCTGTCGATTTCACTGTACAGGGGTTTGGCACAATACTTATGAATGTTCACTATCATTGGCATTGGCTCCCTGTCAAACACGGCATTGAGTTTAAAATTCTGTTGCTTACCTTTAAAATCATGAACAATACTGCGCCGTGCTACCTCATTGAACTCTTTAGTCCATATATCCCCAATCAGGACAATTACTCGTAGTGCAGCTTAGATCCCGGCTAAATACCAGAGGTGACCATGCTTTTGCTCTGCAGCGCCTAGCCTCTGGAACAATCTTCCTGCTTCTATTCGCACCTCTGGTTCCATCCATTTATTTAAATCACAGTTAAAAACTTACCTGTTTGACCGAGCGTTTTTGGTTAGTTAGTGCAGATTCCCTATATTTTATCCCTACGTTATTTATCTTCTCTTGATGTACCACTGTATCAATACCCCCACCTTATATTTCTGAATACTCGGTGATTTTATCTTCTAAATTATGCTCTgatgttttatttcttattttatgtGCATTTTTTGTTTAACCAGCGTTTCTCATTTGTTAGCTTATTTGTACTCTGTTATGGTCTTATATCTGTTGTTTTTAACCTTGTTCTGAATCACTTTGGTGTACCTTcggttttaaatgtgcaatataaataaagttgtattgtattgtattgtaataTTATCAACGTTGCAAAATATGTGTGCACGTGTTTATATACAAGCACATACACAAATTCGTGATATGACATGACATAGAAAGGTGATGACTGGTGAGGAGTAGGATGAGGACTTCTTTCTACTTCTTTAATTACCGTTTTCcttgtttagtttttgtattATCGTAACGTGTTCAAAATAAAGCCTCATCCAATAAGTTCTATATATCTAAAATTAATcattgggtaaaaaaaaatattaaaagtgttttcaaatgtctcaaaactttaaaaaaaattaagtttttcgttttttcttatttctttctttttttttcttttggggggggCGCAAAACAAGATCCCGCCGCAGTGACAGAAGTCTCGTGGATCCGGTGCGTCAGTTCATCTGTATTCTCGCGAGATCCAACGAGTTCTTCTCGTCCAGCATGGCAGCGCTGTATGAAGGATACACGTTGTGTGGGCTTGTTCCAGATCAAAATCTGTCAAGTTCAGGCATTCAAGGGATCGAAGAGGAGAGAGATCGCGATCATGTCGTGGTCACGGATTCAACCAGATCAGTGACTCTGTACAAGGTAACGTTTAAAATTAGCTTTCAGGAGGCTCCCCTAACCTGGGCCAGCTGATCAGTGCGACTCGTGTTAGCATCCTCCGGTTTTCTGGCCAGCAGCGTTGGAACCAGAGCGTTAGACGAAACCGAACATGCATTTAAAGCTGTCTTATATCTTATTATGTGTCTTTTAAGTGAAACTCGGCAGTAAATGTTTTACATTGGTTTTGTAAACTTGCTATTCGAATATGACAGTCAAATGTTTGCTAAAGTTAGCTACAGACATCACAAGTCGTGTATACCTTTAAAATGTGACTTCTCTGGGGGGGGGGCAGCTTCAGCGGCTAACTCGTTGTTTTGCATGCGATAAAAACGGCTTGACAATAAGGCTGCATGTCTTATCCTCGTTTTCTCCAACGTGAATGAGCGTGTCAAGCCTCGTTGTTTGGATAAGCTAAACGCATTACAGTGTAGTTAAAATAGCTAAAgttactgctgtgtgtgtcctgAATAAGGTAAACTGTCTATCAGATCTTTATCAAGTCTTTTGAGATCCGTTCACAGCGGTAAAAGATGTGGTTGTAGCAAACAGTCTTTACATAACTCTGCACTGCGTGTGTATGGCTAAATAGAAGCTATGTGAAACATCACCTCTTTATTAATTATCCCTTTGTTTTATGGCCTGAAAGGTGTCAGACCAGAAGCCGCTGGGGAGCTGGACAGTGAAACAAGGACAAAAACTGACGTGCCCGGCAGTCTTCAACTCACAAACCAACGAATATGTGGCAGTAACAGACAACAAGGTAGGCTTTGGTGACTGCTTTGGTTGCTGCAGTGTCTCACTGGACActtttattaggtacatcttACTAATACAAAGTTGGAGACTTTTTAGCCTTCAGCACTACTTTAATTCTTCGACAATGTGCTGAAAACATTACTCAGAGGTTTTGGTCTGTATAAACATGACAGTCAAAAGGTGCTTTATTAgattgagatcaggtgactgtgtGGCCCACTGGGTACAGTAAACTTACTGTAATGTTTAAGAAACCAGTTATAGATGATttcagctttgtgacatgggGCGTTATCCTGCTAAAGCAGCCATTGACAGTTAGGTGTACTATGATGAAAAGGGGTGGATATTATCAAGAACAACCATTTAGTTACTATAAAATCGACTTGGGAGCAGAATCAGTCACTATAGGCACAATAGGTAAacactattttattttgtgaaggGCCAGTATCAGTCAAAAAAAAGTCTATCGGCCAACATATATGTGCATCCCTCTTTCAATAGGCAGTATCTGTATTTCGTATATGAGATCAGTTCAAAGATGTCTCCAGTGATCTGCGTTTTCAGAATAAATTTTCATGTTGTAATGTTTTTGATGTTGTTTCTTTAAGGTGATAAGAATTTGGAAGGAAGATGACATACTATTGGACAAAGCCTTCAAAGCAACAGTAAGTCCGAACATATACATTGATGTAGACAGTAGACAGCCACCCCGCTTCTACCACCAAGAACAGAAATGAAGactacaacaaaacacacaatccCAGCTCTAAGGGTATCTCCTCTCCACTGGTGTAAATATTTTAGTACAGATTGTTGTAGAGTCCACTGCTCACCGTCTCCACAGCAAGACtggttttaatagtttaattatttatatagcacatttaattacaacaggagcgttgaccaaagtgctgtacaagaatACAACGTGCATAATAAAACAACTTAGAGTATTAAAAGcaaacaccaaatatgaattaacaaacaactctcatgctgtattaaaagccagtaaataaaaatgcgttttaagataagatttaaaaagattgacAGTATGAGCCTGTCTGATGTACTTAAGACTTGGAGAGAGCAACAAAACACATAAGAACCACTGTAGACCTGCTGATGATGTTAAATTGCACATTGCTCCTAAAATTCTCAGTGGTATTTAGAGCAATTAACctgaaaataatgaattaaCTAGTGTGTTATTGACAGACGTGAACACTTCTGCCTTTTCCGTGTGCTTTTTCTCCAGGTTTCTTCAGATGTCTGGAAGGTTCACTGTACACATGGAGGGGAGCCTGTGGTCTTGTTTCAGAGAGGAGCTGTGAGACTGCTGGACTCTCTCCTTGCTGCTCCGCAGCAGCCCATAGAGGAGGTGCTAGCTCAAGAAGAAGCCATCAGGTCGATGTCATTTGGCAAACTTTATGTTGACCTTATTCTAGAGCTGTACTTGAGTGCAACATGTTAacttttaacccccccccccccccctttttttttttctttctctgcaggTGGAGCACCATCATAGTGGCAGAGACCCAGCAGTTTATCATCATCACAACTGAACAGGTAAAATACTTGATGGGCTAAAAGTTTCAAGTGGATTTAGTTTTAAGTGCTCATTGCTTTTGCAACACAGCTAATGTCCTTGCTTTTGCCCAACATGACTGTCACTGTCTCCCCGCAGAAAGGAGAGCATTTTCTCTACTTGCAGAGACTGAACCCTAACTCTGTACAGAGGTACCGGCTTGAGAGAGAAGAACCTGGTCTCTCCCCGCTGAGCTTCTCTGCCACTTACAGGGATAAGCACATCTGCCTCCTTTATCTCTGTAAGCCACACTTTCCTGTCAGAACATTTTGAATGTTGGTGCTTGAGGCCATATGCTATGGAATTTGGAAAAGATAATTACTGGCACTGTAAGCCAGTTACAGGGGGTGGGAGTGTAAAAACGTACAGCTGTGTTCCTTCATCAGGGTCATCAACAATTataaaaatgtgactttaaaaaaaaatgacatcccTTAAGTAACTAAGTTTAAACTTGTACTCAAAAGGCCCCTAGTCCCCCTCCTCTGAACAGTACTGCTGAGCTGATTTGGGACACTTTTGAAGGATTAGCAGTTTAAAATAAGACGTGTAGTGAAGGTCCACTACTGTGAATAAGATCCCCTTTGCTCTCTCACTTCAGTTAGTTGTGAATGCACTCTTCTCCAATTGCTCACAGTTTGATAATCTGATGTAAATAAGTGGTGCACTCTACATGTATGAAGCtaaattacacaaacacacagttggtGAGGTATGCAGTATGTAGTATTGCTAATGTTTAAACATTTCTCTCACATTTAGACCCTAATGGTCACGTGTACCAGAGTGTGCTCTCCGTGCGGGGCCTCGGGACTGAAGAGGGGGTCCAGGCCTTACCCCTGCCCCGTAGCCTGCTGCTGGGTCTTCCTGTTGGTGATGGCCAGCTGGAGGCAGCGTCGGCCATGGCTCTGGATGAAGCCCATGTAGCTGTTGTTGGGGTTCCACATCCCTCTGCTGGAGGTGGTAAAGGTAAATGCTGTTAAATTACAATATCTAAAATAAAGATCTTTAACTCCTCTACAAGTACCATACTGTGCATGGCAAATCCTCTTGAAATTAGTCTTTTATATATCAAGGCTTTCAGTAAGCCCTTGTAGGGAGTTGGCATGGAAACAGCGGCTTTATTTTTTAGTAGCACAGTTTCACATTATCATACTGATGAAATGTAGAGCTGTTATTTTCCTACCTGCTTGTCTTTTATGTCTTAGTTAATCAGTTAAAAAAACGTAAAACTCAACTCTGCTTGTTTAGTCTTAGCTAgttatttcttctctttttgccAAGATCACAAATAATAGTAATAGCGGTGTAAACAGCTATCACTTGATGCTATGTTGTTTTGCCCTTTGTTTTTAAGTAATTAAATATAGTAAATAATGGGTTAGCTGGCCTAAATGTGGTTTCTAGTGTCTGGATTTTATTCAGTGGCTAAAGAAAAGTTCTGAAGCTGAAGTGGTTTCGCAGGTTGAAGTTATTAGAACTGAAATGAATGCTTGGTTAACATGCTAGCTTTCTGGCCTAAAAGATATCTGTCAGATCAAAAATGAAGTATCTGATCTGGGTGTCTGTAGTTCCTGAATGTCTCTCTGCCTGTGTTATTTTAGACTTTCTTTGCATCTGGAATACCAACTTTCAGACGCTTCAGGCTGGAAAAGAGATGGCTGGAAAGATCTACGGACAGGTAGGAATGCATTGACCCAAACAGAATAtaaagtttgtttatttatttaactgtcCTGGTTTTTGACTAGGATGAAGCAATAAATTTTAAAGCAATAATGCTACTCAGAAATTGTGACTTACATTAGTGCTAAGTCATCATTCACAATAGTAAAGCCTAATCTTTAAAAGTGACTGATTACTTCATACTCACACGACAGCAATCACACGTGCTCAGGCTTCATTGTTATTAAGTGTGGGCCAAGGTTCCCTGTCCTTCCAGCTGCTGGGTGCTGATGGAGGACTGTATGACTTTGGTAGAGCACTGTGTCTGCACTCCACTGTGACGGGGCTCACTGTCCCTTCTCACAACTTTATAGCAGTTTACAATCTTAAAACCAGTGTATTAGACACAAATATGTAGCAACAGTTTTGAACTATGTCTGCATCATCTTTATGTTGATTTTATTGTCTCTCATACAGCTTTGGAGTTATTCCAACAAGGTATTTATTCCACATGGGAAAACCCTCTCCATTATACCCTTCGAGTGCCCCAAATCTTCTCTTGCCTCTGCCCTGggaaaattaaaacatacaaagACTGAAGGTGAGCTGAATCAAACATGTTATACTCTCGCTCGACTCAAAATTATATCTCTGATTCCCATTTTTACATGAGAAATTGTGTTCACTCAAtactcttttgtttgttttttaaccacaGAGTCGAAGACTCCGAATTCTGTGCCGTCTTGGAATAACATTCTTCACGGTGAAAAAGCTCAGCCCTCAAAATCTGCAGAAACGAGGAGGACGGTAAGTTGGATAAGTGTTTTTGCGAACTGTGAGTTTGTCATTGTCCACACTCTTGCAGAGACGAACGGCTTATGGCAGAAGCCTTAACATTGTTCCTGTTTGTAAAACCTTTATATAAAAGAGTTATATAATATGATAATGGGAAACATGTTTCTTTGTCGTTCTGTTTAAATCTCTaatgacattaaaagaaaaaataatgttgcataACATTTGGAATTACTGAAATAAGGTACTCTAAATAGTAAGAAGAAATATTACGAACTACTGAAAAAATAtagtaatatttatttattaaacttaTCTGTGAGACACCAGTGTTGTGTGGTAGATCCTTAATTTGATTCTTCTGTTTTTCCATACAGAGAACGACCCGTAAGTCCCAGTCAACAACTAATTTAACAACTGACCAAGTATTAGAGCTCATCAAGGTAAAAACGTGACTTATTTTTATGACACAGCTTTCGTTCTGTATGCTTCAGCGCAACAGAATTATACCAAACaattctgaatttaaaaaatatatttattttccctCTTAGACAGCACCAGTGGAAGAGATCCAGAAAGAGGTGGAGGGGTTCCTGACCAGGGCAGAGTTCCAGGACCTGCAGCCCTCAGTGGGACAGCTTGCATTAACCCTCGTGTCCCGGAGTCTTGCCGATCCAGCCTTCTACTCTTCTAGCACGCTGGCACAGCTGGTTCACACTCGGTGCCTTTGCCACAGGTATGTATGGCAAGTGAGATAAGGTAGATGGAAAAAATATTGACTCTCAAAACTCTTTTAGTGtgtagaatttattttatattcttttaatgtagtttacatttttaataaggTACCATAAAATAGGTTTGTACTCTAATGTGGGAAACATGAAGGAAACCCCAAACTGTTTTCTTGCATACAGATGGAAATATTCAACGAGTGAGCAATTGAATATAACTATGTGCCGTCATTGCATTCAACAGTGTGTGTCCTGACCTTGTGCTTCTGGCCCTTGAGAAGAAGGATTACTTCCTGTGTCAGCTCTGCTTGCAGTTCTTCCCTGACATTCCTGAAGCTGTTACCTGTGCCTGCCTGAAGGCATTCATCAGGTAAGACAGGCTGTTTTTAACTGTGCAACAACTTATGTACAAATTCCAGTTTATGGACAGTAAGTGATCTGCCAGTGTCCTTTGCATGCTAACGGTATTCTTACTTTTGGTATGCATACAGTTGCAGTAGTATTTTAAAGTGGACTTTGTCCTTATCTCTGCCacatatacactcactggaGACACTGTTAAGTATACCAAAGTAGTACCAGGAatccccttttgccttcagaactgccttacgTAATTCTTTGTGGCGCAGATTCAAAAAGGTCCTGGAAATGTCCCTTTGAGAGTTTGGTCCGTATTGGCATAAGAGGATCacatagttgctgcagatttgttggctgtacATCCATCCTGTCTCTCTACATGCCAAAGGTGTTCTGTTGGGTTGAGCTGTGGTTACTGTGGAGCCCATTGGAGTACAGTAAACTCACTATCATGTTAAAGAAACCAATTTGAGATGGTTTGAGCTTTTTGCCATAGAATCCATTAGcacagggcgatatgaccaaagatatttatcacgatatacatttgaaaattttgcgacaacgatataactgacgatataattgacactagacaaaacactttacaactccacaactttattagtgcaaaaaacccatcaatgtattttcacttaaagaagcagctgttttttatgaagttatataaaaattcaacagtgcaaatgcaaattccttgctgacagtttaaccaaaaggcatttccattGGAAATttgccgacatatcctcagcataaccatgtataatatccacaaaacttaaaagagGTTACGCACACACAACACTGTAATATTATGtcgaagcacagtacgtatcactccgcgaggctcctgtctacggtagccgtaatgctccaacaatccatcaagcggtgcgggttcgtagcttagcaaagtcgtactaaaacatctgacagattttcaagcgccgtgtacgacataaaatcgtttcgaggtcagtaaacacaaccagaattgaTACATAAGCcccacgggattataaggggcactgtcgattttcagaaaaatcaaaggattgatttgaagtgtgccgtattttccaaaaaacacggtaataacgacctgctcgctagcatgcgctaccaaaaatagtgctttgttgtgtgtctgatggacgaaagctaaaccagttccacaccactgaagttgcagcattttttacaaaccagttctggttcatctgtttcattcaacgatctgcgttcgcccttctcattctccatcaccgccatgctttttccgccatgtgcgtatgaaaacaaaggcactgcgcatgcgcgttttacccatattctatcgcgatatttcattttcttatcgttgcccaacattatactggTATTACCCTGAATgttatgatatggcccagccctagaaTCCATCTTATAgtgaagtaataaatgcattaaaaaaatccaaacggCATTGTGTATAACAGCAAAGCTATGATTTCCTCATTCTGACCTGATGACCTGCTTCATTTGAACTTTAGCAAGTCTTCTTGACCATGTATGTTTGCCTAAATACAGTGAGCAGCTGCCAAGTGATTGGCTGTTTAGATGTATggaagtggctggtgagtgtatcTCAAATGCAGGTGACTTTAACATGGCCATCTCAGCCACACACCTCTCACTAAAAGCAGAGAAACTCCACCCACCTGACATTCAAGCCTGCTTGTGAGATGCAATGAGTCTGAAGAAAGTAGCCTCAAAGGGCAAGGAGTTAAAATGTCTCATTTCAGAACGCTGCGGGTAAGCATAAGATAAATGATTAttatgaactgtgaatcatgcataGCTACCCTAGTGGAGTACGAGAATCTAAACTTAGAGATGGGAATTGGGATTATAGGTTCCCTTTAATAATCTGATTCGTGGCCTGACATAGCATTATGTTCTATTAATGcaagttgtttttgttctgtttcatgCAGTATACCAGATGTTGATGCAGAGAAGGTGAGCCTGGAGCCTGACAGCGTCAAGTTTATGGAAAACCTAATCACGAGAGATCGTGCAGAGGCTGGCTTGCAGAATGGTTTTAGCCCCACTTCGTCAGTCGTCAATGACCGTCAGACCAGAGCTGAAGACGTGAAGAAGAAGGCCTCAGCTCCTTCACAACTCAGTTGTCCAGTGGGATTACACAAGGCTGTTCTAATGTATCCTCCCAGCACTCAGACATCGTCACCATTCTGTTCTGTTGTCCTCACAGCTTCTTGCATTCAGCTTAAATATCCGACAGTCTTTGTTGTTAGTTAAGctgcagttttgcaaagtggttgtgtaataatttaaatgtaaaaatgcatgaaaatctAAAAGTATTGGGTCTTAACTGGAGCTGCATAGAAATGAGATCTTGCAGACACCGTACAGTGACACCTTTCTCCTCCCACACCTAAAAGATCTTTCCTCTCAACATGTCATGGTAAGTAACTGCTATCAAATTATTCCACTTCTCTAAAAAAAACTAGACAGTGCTTTAATCCCAAACAACTCTGATATttgccattttctttttcttccaacCAGCTTTTCCTCCAGTACCTGCAATTTCTATACCTAAAATATTCCCAGGATGCTTTCCCACAGATGGAGGGATTTAGATCACCAAGTCTGAGTCAGGTTTGTATCTGTGTCCAAATAAGCAATTAGGATGGCTTTGCTTTACATGCAGTCTTCCAAGTTACAGTTTATTGAACACTTGATGTAAGCACTCAGTGCACTCTAAAAATTGCTTACCAA
Coding sequences within:
- the nol11 gene encoding nucleolar protein 11-like, yielding MAALYEGYTLCGLVPDQNLSSSGIQGIEEERDRDHVVVTDSTRSVTLYKVSDQKPLGSWTVKQGQKLTCPAVFNSQTNEYVAVTDNKVIRIWKEDDILLDKAFKATVSSDVWKVHCTHGGEPVVLFQRGAVRLLDSLLAAPQQPIEEVLAQEEAIRWSTIIVAETQQFIIITTEQKGEHFLYLQRLNPNSVQRYRLEREEPGLSPLSFSATYRDKHICLLYLYPNGHVYQSVLSVRGLGTEEGVQALPLPRSLLLGLPVGDGQLEAASAMALDEAHVAVVGVPHPSAGGGKDFLCIWNTNFQTLQAGKEMAGKIYGQLWSYSNKVFIPHGKTLSIIPFECPKSSLASALGKLKHTKTEESKTPNSVPSWNNILHGEKAQPSKSAETRRTRTTRKSQSTTNLTTDQVLELIKTAPVEEIQKEVEGFLTRAEFQDLQPSVGQLALTLVSRSLADPAFYSSSTLAQLVHTRCLCHSVCPDLVLLALEKKDYFLCQLCLQFFPDIPEAVTCACLKAFISIPDVDAEKVSLEPDSVKFMENLITRDRAEAGLQNGFSPTSSVVNDRQTRAEDVKKKASAPSQLSCPVGLHKAVLINEILQTPYSDTFLLPHLKDLSSQHVMLFLQYLQFLYLKYSQDAFPQMEGFRSPSLSQIMDWVCLLLDAHFTVLVMTPEAKGLLLNLHRFVKSQVRLVSELGKIEGSLQELRKMKAKESIGQYSIEIIELF